TATCTTAGCATCCAGATGGAGAAAGATAAGATGTCTTCGCCTagagtatgagggcaaagcaGTATAtatatccgttttatgtaaagaaatttgtcttctagtaaagttttctaaacgGGATTGAATaagaatcaacatctctttttgcattcgtctcatgcatttgcattacattgcatcatatgcaatAAAATCCACCAAAAGAtcctaaattgattaaaatcatttcagttaacctggaaaccaaccaaccaaccaaacaccgttaCGGTACACGGGCAAGTATAGACCAAAGATTAGAAAAGCTCGAGCAGTTCTAAAAAGAAATGCAGGATCAACTTCAGCAGAAGATGCAAGAACAGCTTGAGAAGATCTAGCAgaaaatgatggataaaatggtagaatctcaagggagtatgatgacATAGTTAACGCGACTATTGACTAAAGAAAAGGATAAAGGAAAGAGCCCTATGGCTAATGATGAAGAGGAAGGTGATGATGGACCCTTATATCCTCCAAACTTTACTCCTCCGCATGCGCAGCCCCAAGTTGAAGTATACCCGCGCAAATCTTCTGTTACAATTAGGCCTCAGCAATTTCAACCCGATGCTTCAAAGACGATGAATTACCAGGCTGGATCAGGCTCTAGCCTTGAGAACAATCTTGTCACTCCTGTTATTCCCGATTTCGATGAGGcggttgaaaaagaaaaaaagaaagaggaatTACTAAAACAACTAGAGGAAAGGTGGAAATGGATTGAAGAAAAATTCAAGGCTATGGAAAGCACCGAGAGCTATCGCGGGGTTGATGCTAAGGATCTGAGTTTGGTCCCAGATTTGGTGCTCTCTCACAagttcaaaataccaaaatttgagAGGTATAAcgggaccagttgccctgaagcCCACATCACTATGTTTTGTAGGCAAATGACTGGGTATGTCAACAATGACCGattattaatacattgcttccaggatagcctcataGGAGCAgcgtccaaatggtacaatcaattgaacCGTACCAGGATTAGTTCCTAGAGAGATTTGGCACAGGCTTTATGAAGCAGTACAGTCATGTAGCAGAAatggttcctgatagaatcaccttgcaaaGCATGGAAAAGAAGTCGAATGAAAGTTTTAGGTTGTACGCACAGAAGTGGAGAGAGATCGTCGTCtaagttcagccaccgctcttggaaagagaaatgacaatgctctttataaatacattgaaagccccattcatcacacatatgttaggaagtgccacaaaaagcttttctgatatagtcatgaatggtgaaatgattgaaaacaCTATAAGGAGCGAAAAAATTGATGTTGGAGGAAAAaacagaaggcaagcctcaaaagaaaaaaatgaggtGAGCAGCGTTAATTCGTACAAAAAATCGATTACGGTGAATTagccaagaaaggtggttgctaatcaGCAGGGTTCATCAAGATAAGACTCAGGTGTGAAacaaggtactgagaagctccagtttaCACCCATCCCAACGACATATGGGAGTTGTATCAGAGGCTGTTTAATGCACATGTGGTATCTCCATTTTACTCAGAACCTGTGCAACTTCCGTATCTCAAATGGTATAATGCGAATGCACAATGCAACTACCATGCGGGAACTACGGGGCACTCAATATAGAATTGCACTACCtttaaaaagctagttgaaTGACTCATCAACATGGTGTAGTTAagtttgatgattcatccagtACAAAAAATTCCACTACCCAATCATGTTGATATTGGGGTGAATGTGATCTTTGAGGAAGTTAGAAAATGTTCATACCAATGCCATAGACACAACTGAAGGAGGGACCTTGTTAGAGATCTGCCCTTATGAACCTGGGAGCGAgcaaaataattgaattatggAAGAGATCTCTATAGTATCTAGATCGtacttagagtaatgttcaaaatgcacttgttgcttttagcctagaggcaataagaattcctttgcgatataggctcatgtctgaatgttgttattttaatgaaatgcatccttgcgatcatttttgaaccaatattctttcagactttttgaataattattctttcattcttttggatttgcTTCCatatcattctttcattcattcatgatcatattgtacaaataagtattcatttataaattcatactttctttgtatattctttggtacccactataggtccccagatatcaatgacaagAGTAATATTGCTACATATTCAGAATTTCCTTTTgggcgaggcatgtgtttagagggatttcatgactttgaaaatgacatagattgaagcttatctcctgacctgttgaggatggtagagcaggagGAGAAATAACTTTTACCTCAGGAAtagacaatggagattgtgacctttGATAAGGGAAAACTAGTAAAGATGCATAACTGAAGAaacgaagcaagaccttgttaaGTTACTTCAAAAGTTCAAAGATGCCTTCACATGGTCATGCCCGGGTTAAACATTGACATTGTAATTTGAACGACAACACGACGTTaaaaatttacagtatgttcaagattaacatcatgaacgatgCATTTAGAATTCTTTGTCGGGGCAATGCTTTCTTCTTTGGCTCATCATAGTTTTGCCCGTTGAAGTCAAGTTGCCATTTCTCCGTTGTTGGATTTcatcctaattgaagaggaagatccaaagtttttttCGTCATAGTttcgccccaaaaggctctatgaaagaaatttgatcaTAAAAAAGATCTTACGCATACAAGATGAAGATGAAAGATACTTTACCTAGAAAAACATTGATTCTGATCAAAAAGGAGAATAAGGATTTGCctatcctatgagttcagattcaaaaaaaaatgaaaaaatgatgatggaaaaaaagaaaaagaaaaaaataaaaaaaagaaagaagaaaaggaaaaggagaggccaaggcaaaaacctgcaaaggggaccttgagaccaaaggggatttgagttgaaaacccgaaaatggcggctcaaattttggatcaaaatggggcatgagatGATCAGAGTTACTCAAAAgttgatcaaaatggggcatgcggtgatcttgctatgcctaAGACGGCAGGAAAGGGtacgcgacatcttggggcatcgacagagtaatGTAGATCTCCTAAGCACATGTCAAACTGAGAATGGTCTTCaggaagtttgtacagagaagttcaaacTGTGATATTTAGGGCACCtagtttttatactatttatatttgcttattcttggaatacttcattatTTTTCAAGGTACaagtcaattcctcttttattttcaatattcttgataatttattcattgcaAGCTATGCTTTCAAATCAGTTCTATTTTATCCATCACTTTGTtctttttgcaaacatgttgcattagaataacgattaatggactaataaaactttcacaagggaagttttgcatattactctagaagtttctaaataatataggaacctgaaacaagattattgtttagaacgcacctgGTTTAAAGGtgggaaatttgagaaggaagagtctgaATTAAGActatctctttggattttgttgtcaaaagcattgattgaacaagatGACAAGATGgggtgttggtgacaaagcttcattGAACAAATAAGCAGTGATCACCTTGTGATAAGAAGGGGTTTCCTTGAAGGAAGAAATCTTTCATTTGTGCACAAGCATTTGGCAtgacaccctgagaatggtATAAAAGACCAAAATGCTTCACATTGCGGTAagagaagattgagaaaagtCATATTTTTCTACCCGTAGGTTACAGTGAAAAGATGATACAAATTGTGTGTCTtagtggattaaactttgaagtTCACAGCGGGggcaatttgattaagtgttttttAGAGATGCGAGCCGAGCAAGAGGACGTTGTAGTGCGTCAGTGATATAgctttaataaactttgagtaatgactgcctaagtgataaagaaggatcattctaaaaaaatgatgacattttgcattcattcaaatgtcattatacacgtctagttaggagcatttgatttattctgatcatgtcatcctaatcactaggcataattaggtttataaattgaattatacaggtcatgttccctagataACAAATCGGCGAAACCataaatcctatctccctgagcaacagtaGAGTAGGTTAAAAAtggcagatcttgccttcctgtactagCAATGAAGCAAATCAAAAACACCAGTCTTATCACCTTGACGttgcaatggaatagattgaagtcacaacgacgaatcttacttccatGGCATTGCAGCAaagtagattgaagccacgacgacagatcttatctccctggcattAAGGCTAAGATTaactgaagtggagcggattaaagctgtgggcagcgaatcctatctctttggcattacagtgaaacggattgaagctacaacggtgaatcttacttccctggcggtgtaggGAAACAAATTGAAGTCACGACGGCGAGTTTTGTtttcccgacattgcaattaaaaagattgaagctataacggCTAATCTTAGCTCTTTGGCGATGCAGTGAAACAGATTGAAGTCACGACGGCGAGTATTGTTTCCCCGACAGTGCAgttaaacaaattgaaaaaaataatcctatctccctgaagttgcagtggagcggattaaaatcagatcttatctctctaaagttgcagagaACAGATTGCatccagtcctatctccctgaagttacagcggagcagacataagaaaataatcctatctccctgaagttgcagtggagcagattaaaatcagatcttatctctctgaagttgcagagagcagatcgcatccagtcctatctctctaaagttataGCGGAgcaaatagaagaaaataatcctatctccctgaagttgcagtggagcggattaaaatcagaTATTATCTCTCTAAATttacagagagcagatcgcatccagtcttatctccctaaagttgcagcagagcagacagaagaaaataatcctatctccctgaagttgcagtggagcggattaaaatagatcttatctttctgaagttgcagagagcagatcgcatccagtcctatctccctgaagttgcagcagagcagacagaagaaaatAATCATATCTCTCTAAAGTTTCAGTGGAGTGAATTaaaaatagatcttatctctctaaagttgcaaaGAACAGATCACatccagtcctatctccctaaagttgcagcggagcaggctgaaaaaatcaatcctatctccctgaagttgcagtggagcgattaaaaccgcagatcttatctctctgaagttgcagtatagcagatcgcatcagactTATTTTTAAAGTTGCAATAGATGGAGTGGATCGAAgtaccaattcctatacctctgaagacgCAGAAGGTTGGAataaggctacttgaagaagaggaGCGCCAAGGACCAGCAtaaccgggcaaaattgggctttttaatctttgctctgttcccgttacacaacaacaagcaaagaggggcagctgtaatacccaatttttggcccgagcccaaAACCATAAATGAAGCCCATTACAAACCCTAACCCACTAGCCCAAAACACCAAAAAACAAACAGCAGAAACCCTAGGCGGTTGGCAACAAACTAGCGCCGCAGCAGCCCCGCACGTTGCAGCAACATCGCCCACGTTCAGCAGTTTCCTCGCACACCACGCACATTCCACCTGCAACAAAACCACAGACAACGGCAAATAATAAGGGAAAGAGGCTAGAATAGCGAGAGGGGGGATTTCTGtactaaaaaaaaggaaataaatcttGTATTGAAAAAcattattgaaaacaaaaaacaaaaagaaaagaatcaaaaaagaaaaaaacaattttgaagttaattatttggttctgtttttcttttccttttactgttttgttctttttattttctttcttgttttaaaACGAATAAACGAAGCAAAGAAGAAGGAGAAAGGTTCTTATCGGTGGTAGTGCACCGTCGAGGTGCCGTCGTCGTTGTGGCCGATTGGAAATGGATTTGGAACGGCAGAGAAAGGGAGGCTGCGGCACAAACACAAAAAAGGCAACGGAGGGgaatgattttagggttttaaaatggGATTTTATAGGGTTCAAAATGGGCCATTTGCGCGATTGGTCATCTTCTTTTTTGgggttatttaaataattttttttattttttaaaaattgggctgcatattttaatattgttttaattcaaTCCATGTTGCTGCGCAATGCTTGGGTGATTTGGATAATTTACTCTTTTGATCCTCCTCTTGTTGGgttcatttttaatttggtcttctttttgtattttctatttttgaatttggctttaaaatttcatttgttttcaatttggtcattcatctgttgttttttttatatatatattattaattttattatattaattattattgttattattattatttcaatacatatatatacgcacatatgtatcttattatatatatgtatatattttaaatggttttaaatacatatacatatcttatatattttattattattttattcttcttagttttatatacatatatatacgtacctatatttatattttataatatttatatagttttcatattttataatccaaatacatatatacatttttcttatatatacatgtatatacatattttcataatttattagtatattttacttatatttttatttatttattttagatacctatacatattttattttcataactttaatATACATGTTCtaatatatgcatacacatgtttttaaaatttacttatatatcatatcttattttgtaaatacatatacatatataatttaaattaaagtaatggtTTCATGTTATGccttaacatttttaaaaagaaaacgtCTTGATTTCGACAAAGTaccaaaatcatcatattttataaattttcaaaatatttggtattcatgattctcgagaaggatcatgtcctaacttactggattgcgattacttttcgataaatttagaaaaccaagtatttattttgcaataaattcacacaaatttcaaataaaagcttattctcgggaatccaaaaatgtcgggtcctaacttactggtcatgacattttattatctcggaataagaattttttaaaataaaaggtcATATTCGGTATTtagagttttgagaaattgtgccctaccttgctgggtttcgattttcttcatttgacctaaataatcaaatattctTAGATTTAACTATGTgagttttaaaatcaaaatacaaacttaattttgaagatttaaaaatattgtgccctaactcattgggtgtgatgttttatttctttgaaataggaatgtttcattattttaattcattcacgagttaaaagttttcttttaaaatcttttcaaattttcgacaccaagacataaaacaatcaattcggtaccgattttgggcgttacgagggtgctaacccttcctcgtgcgtaactgactcccgaacctgttttctcaaatttcgcagaccaaaatcgtttttaaggtgagctgATCACACATCAAtcaaagatcggtggcgactccaaattttgtttttaaagtcgacaactaatttttgtttttcaaaaatggtttcgacaatcgACATTTTAGATCATAGGAATGATTTCATACTCATGCGCGAACCTTTTTTCACACCGAAAATGGTAGCCTCTGCGAagtacatgccatggtttagacACCATGAGAAATCATATCTACTGTCAGTGGAGGCGAGTAGTAGGCAAATTCGTCCAAGAGGCCACGATGACCGCCCTGAAATCCTAGGTCTGGACCACATGGCGTGATGGTTTCGTCATCAACTCCAACCCAACAAGGGGCATCGATGTCTGCACCACATCCTGGTCAGTTTCCTCCatattttcctatttctttCACTAACCTCATGTATTACAAAAGCACCACACTATGCACCACCTTAGCACCATTCATCTATACCTTCTCTAGGTGTGTTTTTTGTGGTACCTCTGTTCCTAACATGTTACGCCCCGATGATGACATCGATGCTGACACAAATGCTGACATATCCACCAACAACAACGATTCCGGGATATTATTTGCAATCAGCTTTTGTGACACCATACACTTATCTGCCGGTAGTGTCGCAAACACCCTCGCGTCATTATTTTATCCAACCCGTGACCGTATAACGGCCGTCGACTGGGACCTTTACATACACTTCAACCTGTGACCGTATAAAGCACTATCACCCTGGGACCTGACTTCCATAGGATGAGTATCTAAGGTAATGGTCTCATCCCAacatgacatatgaaatgtgTGTGTATCCGAGTGTTATCACATCCTCGACAACTCAAATCTACCTTTAAGCTTTCACAATGTCTATCTCAAAtcccaaaacaataaaaaatccTAACTCGTAAAAATCTTTAAACCCCAAAccttaaaattaaccaaatcgtaaaaccttaaattttaaaaccttaaaaccctaaaaattgaCTAAGGAGAGAGAAAGGAAGCTGGACGTGTTTTCCTGCCAACTAAGAGGAAAACAAGTCCAGCTGGGCGCGCTTTCCTACCAATTGTGCAGAAAATGCGTTCAGCTGGACACATTTTTACCCTCTTTCTCCAAAATTAACTTATTTccctaattttccaaaaaaaaaccaatgtattttaaaaaaaaaatttgacatatttaactaatttaatcacCTTTCTCACTCTAAATGAGGGGAAGAAATGTGTGCAAATATACATTGAAtctaaaattgttaaaaaaggaaaaaaaggttAAACAATAGGGTTGACCGAGAATAAAAGCGAAACCCCTATATTAATCACATGAATAAGGTAGTGGCATTGAAATGGGAGCTATTTCATCCACTTCATGCCACCCAACCAATTAAAggtaaaaagtaaatataaaaatagtctATACATATATAATGGCTACCCATATTCATCTTCCTTTGATAAAAGAGTCTATGATCATTGAACCATCCaaacttttctacaagtttttatcttttcattattatctCCCAATTAAGATTATATATActctttaaatcaaaatttacacGATATTATTGgtttatatgaattattaagGTAAAAAGTTAGTggattgaaataattttatttctaccCATCAATCCCACCCTTTCAACACTGACTAAACATAGATAAATTGCTGTATTAATTTATCAGCCTCATGTTTCGATAATACACATTTTTTCTATGCcatttgtataaatattagaCATGTTAGAATTTTACACAAAAACAATGTGTACCaaatagtaatatttataattacaaattttgtgTTAGATACATCGCATCTATTGCTTCTACAACAAGCAAGGTATTTTATTTAtggaattttaatttcatttggtAATTACCTTAATTCTTAACTATTATCAAGTTACCAAAATGGCAAAAATCATCTACTCTGATCCCTCTTATCCATTCTAATTTACGGTGGAGCACCTAGGAATTTGCAAAGAATTTACTATTTAAACTGACATTTTAATGATTCTGAAAAGGTAAAATATGGCTATAGTccctgtaatttttaaaattagaatttagtcttCTTACTTGTATTTTTAAGAGTTTAGCCTCTCTACTTcttagatttcaaaatattaattttgttaaattcaggttAATTATATGGGTGCTAAGTGAGTAGcctcttttttaatttcaaaacatcacaacaacaaatttcttttaaaaatagtgttaacaattaaacctaaattttaaaatctgaaaaataaaaagattaagttataattttgaaaaagtacaaggactataAGCACATTTTAACCTTCTGAAAAAACCCCAACTTGTCCTGGAAATATCAGATTACTAGTTTAATACTAAATTGAAGGTAATCCTAATCCGACACACGTCGGATTCCTGTGGATACATTGTCAACGGTCCAACACAAATCAGTTTCCACTTTCCACCATATCTTTGTCTCGCATATAAATTAAACACAACTGCTCGTTTCGATTTGTCATTTGGCATTGGTGATTGAAGGAAGAAATGAAGCAGGTTTGGTCTCCGGGGACAGCCTCCAAGGCTTATATTGATACTGTTAAATCCGTAAGCATAGAGGGGAAACAAACCTTATGAATTATGCTGCATGgtttattgttttcattttgggtGTTTTTTGATCTgttttttctcttgttttgtTTGCACTGCAGTGTGAACTTCATAATGGATCTGGTGTAGCAGAGCTTGTTTCAGCTATGGCAGCCGGTTGGAACGCCAGGTTCATTGTGGAAACATGGTCAAAAGGCGGAGCTATGGCAACAAGCATCGGGTTGGCAGTTGCTAGCAGTCATACAAATGGAAGACGTATATGTATAGTCCCTGATGAAAGATCGAGATTAGAATACGCTGAGGCCCTGGAAGAGGTTGGTATGTCTGCAGAAGCCATTGTTGGAGAACCTGAAGAGGTAATGAAAGGGTTAAATGGCATAGATTTCATGGTGGTGGATAGCCAACGAAATGACTTTTCAAAGATATTAAAGCTGGCAAAACTGAGTGACAGAGGGGCTGTTCTGGCCCGCAAGAATGCTCATCCCAAAACTGCTTCAACTTTCAGATGGAAAAGTGTCGTTGATGAGAGATCGTACAGGGTAGTTCGCTGTGTGTTCCTTCCGGTGGGGAAAGGGTTGGATATTGCGCATGTGGCAAGCAGTGGAGGGAATTCAGGTGAAGCAGAAAGGCGATGGATCAAACATGTTGATCCACAATCTGGGGAAGAACATGTCATACGAAGGTAGAATTAAGATTCTTCTCCACAAACGGAGACTATTTATTTGTATGTTAATCTCGTTTCAACCTTGTACATAAATTTTGAACCTAAATTATTTACAACAACATTTATATTACCTAATTCAATCAACTATTAAATGTTTCAAGGAGGGTAAAAATACCATATGGGGATCTCCTTACAAgaagttaaattgtattttgcctcctttacttaaaaaatagacaaattaatccttatacaTTATATCCAAGAGAAAATTgatcatttctgttaaaaattttatccatttctatGGTTAAAAACTGGCGTAGTTGACGAATTAACTAGACAATTCCACATGACATGATATGTATATCTCAAGTACACACTGATGTACAGATATCGATTTTTTAACCATTGAAATGGACGAAATTTTTAACGAAAAGggatcaatttaatttttcatctaatGTATGAGGACCAGTTTGCTCATTTTATGaataaagagaagaaaatacaatctaactcctTATACAGGCCTATTTTACACCATATAaatcatataacaaaagcaGTACAAAGAGTTTTTCGGGATATCTAACGCCTactaaataatcaaaatgtttttgtatgatttttatACATTTACATTTATACAATGAAATGAATTTATACATATGCGATACCTCTTGGTGTTACcaccaaaattcaataaaataaataaataaatacaaatgaaaacttaaggacaaataatcaatttttggTTCAATGATGAACATAATTTATGGCAGACTTGAAAGCTTGTTTTGTAAAACTCTTATAAGCTAATGCTGAGGATCCCAGTTGGGTCTTGTTGGATATTCGAAACCCTGTAGGGCTGGCATCCTCCTTTTATCGTCCTTTGAATACACTGGGATTAACCACAGCTTCTTCTCTGTACCAAACACCTGAATTTAAAATAGGCATGAGCTGAACATGACACCAAGACATTGATTAAACATGTACACGCTGGAAAAGTATCAAAGCCGTAAGCGAGGAGTTTGGGAACAAAGAAAGAAGAGGTACCTGTTCATAATTTTTCTTCCAACCAAGGTCATAGCGCCATGTAAGACCGGTTTTCTTATCTTTTGcttgaaactaaaattgatcaaagcAAAAACTGCGACCTTAACTAGTTATGTAGGCAAACAAGAGGAAACATGATTATGCAAAGATGGTTACCTCAATAGTGGTCCGGTTAGCTCCGACCAATGTTATGTGCATAATCAGAAAGCCCAGCACACTTACTGCAAATGCCAAATTTAAGACTGAAAAACTTGGGTGAGaattatctaaaataatgaCAAGCGATGAGATGGAAGAAACTTCAAACCCTTGGAAACTTACCAAATGCGATGAAAGTAGCTGCAAGTTTTCCTGGTGTTAAATCTACCTcatcatcattaaaaatttccaTAAATACCCGCAATAAGGCTAAACAGACGAGTATTTCCGCAAGAAATGTGTAAAACTGCATCAAGTTTAAGCAAAACAAAATTACAAGtcatgtttctttttttccccttttggTAGATGCCGGTTAGTCAAATGCCTAACAGCGGTATCCACTTGGCATAAGAATGTACTTAATAGGATAATCACCAACAaagccaaaagaaaatgggCTGTACCAGGAAAAGTGGTGTCTGAAACTGTAAAATACTAAAAGCTAGAAAGGGACCGTACCAATCACTATGAATCTGTGATGAATGGTCAAGTAAATTCTGTAATACAAGCTCAAGTGCACATATTTTCCCAGAAAAAATATACAAAGCCCTGAATCTTTAGGATTTTACAAAGATTACTAACATATGCC
The Gossypium raimondii isolate GPD5lz chromosome 8, ASM2569854v1, whole genome shotgun sequence DNA segment above includes these coding regions:
- the LOC105792125 gene encoding uncharacterized protein LOC105792125; translation: MKQVWSPGTASKAYIDTVKSCELHNGSGVAELVSAMAAGWNARFIVETWSKGGAMATSIGLAVASSHTNGRRICIVPDERSRLEYAEALEEVGMSAEAIVGEPEEVMKGLNGIDFMVVDSQRNDFSKILKLAKLSDRGAVLARKNAHPKTASTFRWKSVVDERSYRVVRCVFLPVGKGLDIAHVASSGGNSGEAERRWIKHVDPQSGEEHVIRR